Proteins encoded together in one Bacteroides zoogleoformans window:
- a CDS encoding TIGR02757 family protein, with amino-acid sequence MIEDTKRQLLGWAETYHCAGFIPHDPVQFPHRYLQKQDIEISGLLTAIMSFGNRRQILKKADEIHGLMGASPYEYVLARQWEVDFLASDRRSFYRMLSYSDFHAYFRRLHKAYSAFESLEDALHVYSGIPMERLCAFLDVSAKSPQKKLNMFLRWMIRKNSEVDFGIWKSFDCKDLIVPLDTHVCRVACALGLTETETFSLKNARRITAALAEVFPGDPCLGDFALFGYGVNHPK; translated from the coding sequence ATGATTGAAGATACTAAAAGACAACTTTTGGGGTGGGCGGAAACGTATCATTGTGCCGGTTTTATCCCGCACGACCCCGTACAGTTTCCACACCGCTACTTGCAGAAGCAGGATATTGAAATCAGTGGTCTGCTGACGGCCATCATGAGTTTCGGAAACCGCAGGCAAATATTGAAGAAAGCCGATGAGATTCATGGGCTGATGGGAGCATCTCCTTACGAGTACGTGTTGGCCCGTCAGTGGGAAGTCGATTTTCTTGCTTCAGATCGGAGGAGTTTTTATCGCATGCTTTCTTACTCGGATTTTCATGCTTATTTCAGGAGGCTGCACAAGGCGTATTCTGCTTTTGAGAGTTTGGAAGATGCGTTGCACGTGTATTCGGGCATTCCGATGGAGAGGTTGTGTGCTTTTCTGGATGTCTCCGCCAAGAGTCCGCAGAAGAAGCTGAACATGTTTTTACGCTGGATGATACGGAAAAATTCCGAAGTGGATTTCGGCATCTGGAAGAGTTTTGATTGCAAGGATTTAATTGTTCCTTTGGATACGCATGTTTGTCGGGTGGCTTGTGCCTTGGGGCTGACCGAGACCGAGACTTTCTCTTTGAAAAATGCCCGTCGCATTACGGCGGCTTTGGCGGAAGTTTTCCCCGGTGACCCTTGCCTCGGCGATTTTGCATTGTTTGGCTATGGAGTAAATCACCCAAAATGA
- a CDS encoding SLC13 family permease: MLITLIILILSAAFFVAGKVRSDIVALCALLGLLIFQILTPEEALSGFSNSVVIMMVGLFVVGGAIFQTGLAKMISSHILKLAGKSELRLFLLVMLVTSGIGAFVSNTGTVALMLPIVVSLAVSAEMNPGRLLMPLAFASSMGGMMTLIGTPPNLVIQNTLTGAGYEPLSFFSFLPVGIVCVVVGTLVLLPLTKWFLSKKGKKSDGSLAGKSLNQLVKEYGLSSNLFRLRVNSGSRLIGKTIIELDVRRKFDLNIIEVRSADSSQHRFLKTVTQKLASPDTSLSSGDVLYVTGDISNVNRFSEEFLLEMLDGHTTEEAAKVDKSLDFYDIGIAEIVLMPSSNIVNQTVKDAGFRDKFNVNVLGIRRKQEYILHDLGVERMHSGDVLLVQGAWQDIARLSKEDSEWVVLGQPLAEAAKVTLDYKAPVAAAIMLLMVVMMVFDFIPVAPVTAVMIAGLLMVLTGCFRNVEAAYKTINWETIVLFAAMLPMSLALEKTGASAYISNTLVSGLGSYGPIVLLAGIYFTTSLMTMFISNTVTAVLMAPIALHSAIQIGVSPVPFLFAVTVAASMCFASPFSTPPNALVMPAGQYTFMDYIKVGLPLQIIMGVVMVLVLPLLFPF, translated from the coding sequence ATGCTGATAACTCTGATTATTCTTATTCTTTCGGCTGCTTTCTTTGTGGCTGGTAAAGTCCGTTCGGATATTGTGGCACTTTGTGCGTTGCTGGGACTGTTGATCTTTCAAATCCTTACGCCCGAAGAGGCATTGTCGGGGTTCTCAAACTCGGTGGTTATCATGATGGTGGGCTTGTTTGTTGTGGGGGGAGCCATCTTTCAGACCGGGTTGGCAAAGATGATCAGCTCGCATATACTGAAGCTGGCAGGCAAGAGTGAGTTAAGATTATTTCTGCTGGTTATGCTGGTTACTTCGGGCATCGGGGCTTTTGTCAGCAATACAGGTACTGTGGCTCTGATGCTTCCCATAGTGGTCAGTCTGGCTGTGAGTGCGGAGATGAACCCCGGCAGATTGCTGATGCCTTTGGCCTTTGCAAGTAGCATGGGAGGTATGATGACGCTTATCGGTACTCCCCCGAACCTGGTTATTCAGAATACATTGACCGGAGCCGGATACGAGCCCTTGTCTTTCTTTTCCTTTCTGCCGGTGGGCATTGTATGTGTGGTGGTGGGTACGTTGGTATTGTTGCCTCTCACCAAATGGTTTCTTTCCAAGAAAGGGAAGAAGAGTGACGGCTCGTTGGCTGGCAAATCGCTCAACCAGCTGGTAAAGGAGTACGGATTGTCCAGCAATCTGTTCAGGTTGCGGGTCAACAGCGGATCCCGCTTGATAGGCAAAACGATTATTGAGCTGGATGTGCGTCGCAAGTTTGATTTGAACATCATCGAAGTGCGCAGTGCCGATTCTTCTCAACACCGTTTTCTGAAGACTGTGACCCAGAAACTGGCTTCTCCTGATACATCCTTGAGCTCGGGCGACGTGCTTTACGTCACGGGCGACATTTCCAACGTGAATCGTTTTTCCGAGGAGTTTCTGCTTGAGATGCTCGACGGGCATACTACGGAAGAGGCGGCCAAAGTCGATAAGTCACTTGATTTCTACGACATAGGCATTGCTGAAATAGTCTTGATGCCTTCGTCCAATATTGTGAACCAGACTGTGAAGGATGCGGGATTTCGTGATAAGTTCAATGTGAACGTGTTGGGGATACGGCGTAAGCAAGAATATATCCTGCACGATTTGGGGGTGGAACGTATGCATAGTGGTGACGTGCTGTTGGTGCAGGGCGCATGGCAAGATATTGCCCGTTTAAGCAAGGAAGACTCCGAATGGGTGGTGTTGGGTCAGCCTTTGGCTGAGGCCGCTAAAGTGACTTTAGACTATAAGGCACCGGTAGCGGCCGCTATCATGTTGCTGATGGTTGTAATGATGGTATTCGACTTCATTCCCGTAGCTCCGGTGACTGCCGTGATGATAGCCGGGTTGTTGATGGTACTGACAGGCTGTTTCCGTAATGTGGAGGCTGCCTATAAGACCATAAACTGGGAAACGATTGTGCTTTTCGCTGCCATGCTTCCCATGTCGCTTGCCCTTGAAAAGACGGGTGCTTCGGCATATATATCCAATACGCTGGTGAGTGGATTGGGAAGCTATGGCCCCATTGTGCTGTTGGCAGGCATTTATTTCACTACCTCTTTGATGACCATGTTTATCAGCAATACGGTGACAGCTGTGCTCATGGCGCCTATTGCCCTTCACAGTGCCATTCAGATTGGCGTGAGTCCCGTTCCTTTCCTGTTTGCGGTGACGGTTGCTGCGAGCATGTGTTTTGCTTCTCCATTCTCCACTCCGCCCAATGCTTTGGTCATGCCGGCAGGCCAATACACTTTTATGGACTATATAAAAGTGGGGCTCCCATTGCAGATTATTATGGGGGTGGTGATGGTATTGGTATTACCGCTACTGTTCCCATTCTAA
- a CDS encoding TolC family protein yields the protein MKRKKIFLSFVILSCVAMQAQERWTLRQCIDYAIEHNIGIRQTANAAKQSAVEVNTAKWARLPNLNANAGQSWNWGRTQTAIKNEDTGNYSTVYVNTSSHGTNFSVSTNIPIFTGLEIPNRYALAKLNLKAAMADLDKAKEDIAINIASAYLQVLFNEELHQIALGQAQLSKEQYARIGRLAELGKASPAELAEAKARVAQDEMNVVQTDNSSKLALLDLSQLIELETPEGFRLESPTVNPDLIPLTPPDEIFQTAMASKASIQAAQFRLEGSKHSIRIAQSNYYPQLSLNGSLGTNYYSTIDRTFKQQMNDNFNKYVGLSFNIPIFNRLATRNRVRTARLEHENYALQLDNAKKVLYKEIQQAWYNATAAESKYGSSHAATIAGEESFKLMSEKYENGKANAVEYNEAKQNLMKVQSDELQAKYDYLFRTKILDFYKGKAIE from the coding sequence ATGAAACGTAAAAAGATATTCTTATCCTTCGTGATATTGAGTTGTGTCGCCATGCAAGCGCAAGAACGGTGGACTTTGCGCCAATGCATAGACTATGCCATCGAACATAACATCGGCATCCGCCAAACGGCCAATGCCGCCAAACAAAGTGCCGTCGAAGTAAATACGGCCAAATGGGCACGACTGCCGAACCTGAATGCCAATGCCGGCCAAAGCTGGAACTGGGGACGCACACAAACGGCCATCAAGAACGAAGACACCGGAAATTATTCCACCGTGTACGTAAATACCAGCAGCCACGGTACCAACTTCTCTGTCAGCACCAATATTCCCATCTTCACCGGCTTGGAAATTCCCAACAGGTATGCACTGGCGAAACTGAACCTCAAAGCCGCTATGGCCGATTTGGACAAGGCCAAAGAAGATATCGCAATCAACATAGCCTCGGCCTATCTGCAAGTGTTGTTCAACGAGGAGTTGCATCAGATTGCTTTGGGGCAGGCCCAACTAAGCAAAGAACAGTATGCCCGCATCGGTCGGCTGGCAGAACTGGGCAAAGCCTCTCCTGCCGAACTGGCCGAAGCCAAGGCACGTGTGGCACAAGATGAGATGAATGTGGTGCAGACCGACAATAGCTCTAAATTGGCACTGCTCGACCTAAGCCAACTTATCGAGCTGGAAACTCCGGAAGGTTTCAGACTGGAGTCTCCAACCGTGAATCCGGATTTGATACCGCTCACTCCGCCTGACGAAATATTTCAGACAGCCATGGCGAGCAAAGCTTCCATTCAAGCCGCACAGTTCCGTCTGGAAGGCAGTAAGCACAGCATACGCATAGCCCAAAGCAATTACTACCCGCAACTGAGTCTGAACGGCAGCCTCGGTACGAACTATTACTCTACCATAGACCGTACATTCAAACAGCAGATGAACGACAACTTCAACAAATATGTGGGGCTCAGCTTCAACATCCCTATCTTCAATCGTCTGGCTACCCGCAACCGTGTGCGCACAGCACGTTTGGAACACGAAAACTATGCTTTGCAACTGGACAATGCCAAAAAAGTGCTTTACAAAGAGATTCAGCAAGCGTGGTATAATGCGACAGCGGCAGAAAGCAAGTATGGCAGCAGCCATGCAGCTACCATTGCCGGCGAAGAATCGTTCAAGCTGATGAGCGAGAAGTATGAAAACGGGAAAGCCAATGCCGTGGAATACAATGAAGCCAAACAAAATCTGATGAAAGTACAATCAGACGAACTGCAAGCCAAATATGACTATCTGTTCCGTACCAAAATATTGGATTTCTACAAAGGGAAAGCTATCGAATGA
- a CDS encoding efflux RND transporter periplasmic adaptor subunit yields the protein MKTKKYLKIALLVVVAALFIWTFVFLYQKSRPKVMVYETVIPEVTDLEKTTVATGKVEPRDEVLIKPQISGIVSEVYKEAGQTVKKNEVIAKVKVIPELGTLNSAESRVRLAEINAAQAETDFARTQKLYKDKLISSEEYEKGEMAVKQAREELQTAKDNLEIVKEGITKNSASFSSTLIRSTIDGLILDVPIKVGNSVIMSNTFNDGTTIATVANMNDLIFRGNIDETEVGRVHEGMPVKLTIGALQNLSFGAILEYISPKGVEQNGANQFEIKAAISAPDSVQIRSGYSANAEIVLERAQKVLTLPESTVEFSGDSTFVYVMTDSIPAQKFERRPIKVGMSDGIKIAIKSGITAKDKIRGAEKKEK from the coding sequence ATGAAAACTAAAAAGTATCTGAAAATCGCATTGTTGGTAGTAGTAGCTGCCTTGTTTATCTGGACATTTGTATTCCTATACCAAAAGTCCCGTCCTAAGGTTATGGTTTACGAAACCGTAATTCCGGAAGTGACAGACCTTGAAAAAACCACCGTGGCTACCGGCAAGGTAGAACCGAGAGACGAGGTTCTAATCAAACCACAGATCTCCGGTATCGTTTCGGAGGTATATAAGGAGGCCGGGCAGACCGTCAAAAAGAACGAGGTCATAGCCAAAGTGAAAGTGATTCCGGAATTGGGAACATTGAACTCCGCCGAAAGCCGCGTGCGGCTGGCAGAAATCAATGCGGCACAAGCCGAAACGGATTTTGCCCGTACACAGAAGTTATACAAGGACAAACTTATCAGTTCCGAAGAATACGAAAAAGGTGAAATGGCCGTAAAGCAGGCACGCGAGGAGTTGCAAACAGCCAAAGACAACCTGGAAATCGTGAAGGAAGGCATCACCAAGAACAGCGCCTCTTTCAGCAGCACGCTCATCCGCTCCACGATTGACGGACTGATTTTGGATGTACCCATCAAAGTAGGAAACTCGGTTATTATGAGCAACACCTTCAACGACGGAACCACGATAGCTACCGTAGCCAACATGAACGACTTGATTTTCCGCGGCAACATTGACGAGACGGAAGTGGGACGTGTGCACGAAGGCATGCCGGTGAAACTTACCATCGGCGCTTTGCAGAACCTCTCATTCGGTGCTATATTGGAATATATATCCCCGAAAGGCGTGGAACAGAACGGCGCCAATCAGTTTGAAATCAAAGCTGCCATCTCGGCTCCGGACAGCGTGCAGATACGCTCGGGGTATTCGGCTAATGCCGAAATCGTGTTGGAACGTGCGCAGAAGGTACTGACCCTGCCAGAAAGCACAGTGGAATTCAGCGGCGACAGTACGTTTGTATATGTAATGACGGATAGCATACCGGCACAAAAGTTTGAACGTCGCCCCATCAAAGTGGGTATGAGCGACGGCATCAAAATCGCCATCAAGAGTGGAATCACCGCCAAGGACAAAATTCGCGGAGCAGAGAAAAAGGAAAAATAA
- a CDS encoding ABC transporter permease: MKFDLDTFNEILLTITRNKTRSLLTAFGVFWGIFMLVTLMGGGNGFKALMSSNFEGFAQNSAFVWPQRSGEAYKGFRKGRWWNLEQTDIQRVRQIEGIDIVTCLQNRWDATAVYQDKKSESVVIKGLYPEYDFIEKQKAKYGRFINDIDILEKRKVCFIGKKVSEELFGKDIDPCGKLIKADGIYYQVIGMADDTSGNIHISGSADESIAIPFSTFAAAYNIGSDIGLMCLTMKPGYKVTEVQPHIESIVKQYHLLHPDDTQCMQFLNAEALFSMVDSLFKSINLLIWMIGLGTLISGVIGVSNIMMVTVKERTTEIGIRRAIGATPRTIMEQILTESMVLTLIAGMAGISFSVFILQMMNMGMESSDLPADFQVSFGLAIGAAIMVMVLGITAGIAPAYRAMNIKPIEAIRDE, translated from the coding sequence ATGAAATTCGACTTAGATACATTCAACGAAATCCTGCTTACCATCACGCGTAATAAAACGCGCAGTTTACTGACTGCTTTCGGCGTATTCTGGGGCATTTTCATGCTGGTGACCCTGATGGGTGGAGGAAACGGATTCAAAGCATTGATGAGCAGCAACTTCGAGGGATTCGCACAAAACTCGGCTTTCGTCTGGCCGCAACGCTCCGGAGAAGCCTACAAAGGATTCCGCAAAGGTCGCTGGTGGAATCTGGAACAGACAGACATACAGCGAGTGCGTCAGATAGAAGGTATCGACATCGTAACCTGCTTACAGAACCGATGGGATGCGACTGCCGTCTATCAAGACAAGAAGAGTGAAAGTGTGGTTATCAAAGGGCTTTATCCCGAATACGACTTTATAGAGAAGCAAAAGGCAAAATACGGACGATTCATCAACGATATTGACATTCTGGAGAAACGTAAAGTGTGCTTCATCGGAAAAAAAGTCAGCGAAGAATTATTCGGAAAAGACATCGACCCTTGCGGAAAACTGATAAAAGCAGACGGAATCTACTATCAAGTGATTGGCATGGCAGACGATACAAGCGGCAACATACATATAAGCGGCAGTGCGGACGAGAGCATCGCCATTCCTTTCAGTACCTTTGCCGCAGCCTACAACATCGGAAGTGACATCGGGCTGATGTGCCTCACCATGAAACCGGGATATAAAGTGACGGAAGTTCAACCGCACATAGAAAGTATCGTCAAGCAATACCATCTGCTGCATCCGGACGACACACAGTGCATGCAGTTTCTAAATGCCGAAGCTCTGTTCTCAATGGTCGATTCACTATTCAAGAGCATCAACCTGCTGATATGGATGATTGGTTTGGGCACGCTGATAAGCGGAGTCATCGGCGTGTCGAACATCATGATGGTGACCGTAAAGGAACGCACCACGGAGATAGGTATCCGCCGCGCCATTGGAGCCACACCGCGTACCATCATGGAGCAGATTCTGACCGAAAGCATGGTGCTGACACTGATTGCCGGTATGGCAGGCATCTCGTTCTCCGTATTTATATTGCAAATGATGAATATGGGCATGGAATCCTCTGATTTGCCGGCCGATTTCCAAGTAAGTTTCGGATTGGCGATAGGTGCTGCCATCATGGTAATGGTATTAGGAATTACCGCCGGAATAGCACCGGCCTATCGAGCCATGAATATCAAGCCCATCGAAGCAATAAGGGACGAGTAA
- a CDS encoding ABC transporter permease, whose translation MIDLWQEIYGTIKRNKLRTALTGFAVAWGIFILILLLGTGNGVMNAQNEQMASLAMNSIKVGAGWTSKPYDGLSQGRRVQLNNADLAITRNMRKNVENAGAVIYQSGMNISYGNEYVNERLMGVHPNYLEIERPTVVEGRFINQLDIKEKRKVAILNQRSVKTLFKHGAKPLGKMLNIGGVMFQVVGVYKDKGNSSGQDVFVPFSTLQIVYNKGDKLNNILMSIKDLNTKEENKAFEADYRAAIGAHQRFDKTDDGAIWIWNRFTQMTQMNKGADYMRTAIWIIGLFTLLSGIVGVSNIMLITVKERTREFGIRKALGARPWSILKLVIVESVGITAFFGYIGMVAGVGVTEYMNMTAGKAVMDIGIEQQTMFLNPTVDLGIAIRATMTLIVAGTLAGLFPALKAVKTRPIEALRAD comes from the coding sequence ATGATAGACCTTTGGCAGGAAATATACGGAACCATTAAGCGCAACAAACTGCGTACCGCCCTCACAGGCTTTGCTGTGGCATGGGGCATCTTTATTCTTATTCTGCTGTTGGGAACAGGCAACGGGGTGATGAATGCACAAAACGAACAAATGGCTTCATTGGCCATGAATTCGATAAAAGTGGGGGCCGGATGGACCAGCAAACCCTATGACGGATTGAGTCAGGGAAGAAGAGTCCAACTTAACAACGCTGACCTCGCCATCACCCGAAACATGCGGAAGAACGTGGAAAATGCAGGGGCTGTGATATACCAAAGTGGCATGAACATCAGCTATGGCAACGAGTACGTCAACGAGCGATTGATGGGCGTACATCCCAACTACCTGGAGATAGAACGCCCTACCGTAGTCGAAGGGCGGTTTATCAATCAACTGGATATCAAAGAGAAAAGAAAAGTAGCCATCCTCAACCAACGTTCGGTGAAAACTCTTTTCAAACATGGAGCAAAGCCGCTTGGAAAAATGCTGAATATAGGAGGTGTGATGTTTCAAGTGGTAGGCGTCTATAAGGATAAGGGAAACAGTAGCGGACAAGACGTATTCGTTCCCTTCAGTACCTTGCAGATAGTATATAACAAGGGAGACAAGTTGAACAATATCCTGATGAGTATTAAAGACCTGAATACGAAAGAAGAAAACAAGGCTTTCGAAGCGGACTACCGGGCTGCCATCGGCGCTCACCAGCGTTTCGACAAGACCGATGACGGCGCCATCTGGATATGGAACCGCTTCACCCAAATGACGCAGATGAACAAGGGGGCCGACTACATGCGGACAGCCATCTGGATTATCGGGCTCTTCACATTGTTGAGCGGCATTGTCGGCGTATCGAACATCATGCTGATTACCGTAAAGGAACGGACAAGAGAGTTCGGCATACGCAAAGCCTTGGGAGCACGTCCTTGGTCTATCCTGAAGCTGGTCATCGTGGAGAGTGTGGGCATTACGGCTTTTTTCGGCTACATAGGAATGGTGGCGGGAGTAGGAGTGACGGAATATATGAATATGACGGCAGGAAAAGCCGTGATGGATATAGGAATAGAACAGCAAACCATGTTCCTGAACCCTACCGTGGACTTAGGGATTGCTATCCGCGCTACAATGACCTTGATTGTGGCAGGCACTCTGGCGGGCCTGTTTCCTGCGCTAAAGGCTGTAAAGACCCGCCCGATAGAGGCACTGAGAGCCGATTAA
- a CDS encoding ABC transporter ATP-binding protein, whose protein sequence is MIQLKEINKTYNNGAPLHVLKGIDLNIEKGEFVSIMGASGSGKSTLLNILGILDNYDTGEYYLNGTLIKKLSETKAAEYRNRMIGFIFQSFNLISFKNAMENVALPLFYQGVSRRKRNALAMEYLDRLGLKEWAHHMPNEMSGGQKQRVAIARALITQPQIILADEPTGALDSKTSVEVMQILKDLHKAGMTIVVVTHESGVSNQTDKIIHIKDGVIGNIEENLNHNASPFGKDGFMK, encoded by the coding sequence GTGATACAGCTAAAAGAAATCAACAAGACCTACAACAACGGAGCACCTCTGCATGTGCTCAAAGGCATTGATCTTAACATCGAAAAAGGAGAGTTTGTTTCCATCATGGGAGCATCCGGTTCGGGAAAGTCCACTTTGCTGAACATATTGGGTATTCTCGACAATTATGACACCGGAGAATATTATCTGAATGGTACGCTCATCAAAAAACTCAGTGAGACGAAAGCCGCCGAATATCGCAACCGCATGATTGGCTTCATTTTCCAATCATTCAACCTGATCTCCTTTAAGAATGCCATGGAGAACGTGGCGCTTCCCCTCTTCTACCAAGGGGTGAGCCGCCGCAAACGCAATGCGCTGGCCATGGAGTATCTGGATCGTCTGGGACTGAAAGAGTGGGCGCACCACATGCCGAACGAGATGTCCGGCGGACAGAAGCAACGTGTGGCCATTGCCCGTGCCCTCATCACCCAACCGCAGATAATCTTGGCCGATGAACCTACCGGTGCACTGGACAGCAAGACGTCCGTTGAAGTGATGCAGATTCTGAAAGACCTGCATAAAGCCGGCATGACCATCGTCGTGGTGACTCACGAAAGCGGCGTATCCAATCAGACAGACAAAATCATTCATATCAAGGACGGAGTCATAGGAAACATCGAGGAAAATCTGAACCATAACGCCTCGCCCTTCGGAAAAGACGGATTTATGAAATAA
- a CDS encoding ROK family protein — MNSNMEKPYVVGIDIGGTNTVFGIVDARGTIVTSGSIKTASFEKVDDYVDEVCKNLLPLIIANGGVEKIKGIGIGAPNGNYYSGTIEFAPNLPWKGVIPLAAMFEERLGIPTALTNDANAAGVGEMTYGAARGMKDFIMITLGTGVGSGIVINGQMVYGHDGFAGELGHTIIRRENGRLCGCGRHGCLETYCSATGVARSAREFLAARTEPSLLRSIPAENITSKDVYDAAVKGDKLAQDIFEFTGTILGEALADFIAFSSPEAIVLFGGLAKAGDYIFKPIQKAIDANVLNIYKGKTKLLASELKDSDAAVLGASALGWELREIK, encoded by the coding sequence ATGAATTCAAACATGGAGAAACCCTATGTAGTGGGTATTGACATTGGCGGTACAAATACGGTCTTTGGCATTGTGGATGCACGTGGGACAATTGTCACAAGTGGTTCTATTAAGACCGCCTCTTTTGAGAAGGTTGACGACTATGTAGATGAAGTATGCAAGAATCTGCTCCCTCTGATTATAGCCAATGGAGGGGTGGAGAAGATAAAGGGAATCGGCATCGGTGCTCCTAATGGCAATTACTACAGTGGTACCATCGAGTTTGCCCCTAATCTTCCCTGGAAGGGTGTAATTCCTTTGGCTGCTATGTTTGAAGAGCGCTTGGGCATCCCCACCGCATTGACCAACGATGCCAATGCGGCCGGTGTAGGCGAAATGACTTACGGTGCGGCACGTGGCATGAAAGATTTCATTATGATTACGCTGGGTACAGGCGTGGGCAGCGGTATTGTCATCAATGGACAGATGGTTTACGGGCACGATGGCTTTGCCGGAGAATTAGGCCATACCATTATCCGTCGCGAAAACGGGCGTCTTTGCGGATGCGGACGGCATGGCTGTCTTGAAACTTATTGCTCGGCCACAGGTGTGGCTCGCTCGGCACGCGAGTTTTTGGCTGCGCGCACGGAACCCAGTTTGTTGCGTTCTATTCCGGCCGAGAACATCACTTCCAAAGATGTGTATGATGCGGCTGTCAAGGGTGATAAGTTGGCTCAGGACATTTTCGAGTTTACCGGTACTATTTTGGGTGAGGCTTTAGCAGATTTCATAGCTTTCTCTAGTCCGGAAGCCATCGTGCTGTTCGGCGGTTTGGCAAAAGCGGGTGATTATATTTTCAAGCCCATCCAGAAGGCTATTGATGCCAATGTGCTGAATATCTACAAAGGCAAAACGAAGTTGCTGGCTTCCGAGTTGAAAGACTCTGACGCAGCAGTGCTGGGTGCCAGTGCATTAGGTTGGGAACTGCGAGAAATCAAATAG
- a CDS encoding putative transporter translates to MNWLETLLWDPSSVAHIVCLYAFVISVGVLLGKIKIFGVSLGVTFVLFTGILMGHFGFTGETHILHFIREFGLILFVFCIGLQVGPAFFSSFKKGGMTLNMLAVCIVALNIAVAMSIYFIDGNIELPMIVGILYGAVTNTPGLGAANEALSQLHYTGDPIALGYACAYPLGVVGIIGSIIAVRYICRVNLKKEEEELHTQEADSKHQPHMLHLEVRNESIDGKKLIQIKDFLGRPFVCSRIRHEGHVSIPNQDTEFHIGDQLFIVCSEEDAEAVIAFIGKEIEVDWERQDTPMVSRRILVTKSEINGKKLGSLHFRNMYGVNVTRINRSGMDLFADPDLVLQVGDRVMVVGQQDAVERVAGVLGNQLKRLDTPNIVTIFVGIFLGILLGSLPIAFPGMPTPVKLGLAGGPLVVAILIGRFGHKIHLVTYTTMSANLMLREIGIVLFLASVGIEAGEHFVQTVVEGNGLSYVGYGFLITVIPLLIVGIVAHLYFKVNYFTLMGLIAGSNTDPPALAYSNQTAGNDAPAVGYSTVYPLTMFLRILAGQMILLAMM, encoded by the coding sequence ATGAATTGGTTAGAGACTTTGCTATGGGATCCTTCATCCGTAGCACACATCGTCTGCTTATATGCATTCGTCATTTCTGTGGGCGTATTATTAGGTAAAATCAAAATTTTCGGCGTATCATTGGGGGTAACGTTCGTTCTCTTTACCGGCATTCTGATGGGTCATTTCGGCTTCACGGGAGAGACGCACATTCTGCACTTCATCCGCGAGTTCGGTTTGATTCTATTTGTATTCTGCATCGGTTTGCAAGTAGGGCCGGCCTTTTTCTCTTCCTTCAAGAAAGGGGGCATGACGCTGAACATGCTTGCCGTGTGCATTGTGGCACTGAACATTGCAGTGGCCATGAGCATTTATTTCATTGACGGCAACATAGAACTGCCTATGATTGTGGGTATCCTCTACGGAGCTGTTACAAACACTCCCGGTTTGGGTGCCGCCAATGAAGCTCTAAGCCAGCTCCACTATACGGGAGACCCGATTGCCCTGGGCTATGCCTGTGCCTATCCGCTCGGTGTGGTAGGCATCATAGGTTCCATCATTGCCGTGCGCTACATCTGCCGTGTCAATCTCAAAAAGGAAGAGGAAGAACTGCATACACAGGAGGCCGACTCCAAGCATCAGCCCCACATGCTCCATCTGGAAGTGCGCAACGAGTCCATCGACGGCAAGAAGCTGATTCAAATCAAAGACTTTCTGGGACGCCCCTTCGTCTGTTCCCGCATTCGCCACGAAGGACATGTCAGCATCCCCAATCAAGACACGGAGTTTCATATAGGCGACCAGCTTTTCATTGTCTGCTCCGAAGAAGATGCCGAGGCAGTGATTGCTTTTATCGGCAAGGAAATAGAGGTGGACTGGGAAAGACAAGATACCCCGATGGTTTCACGGCGCATTTTGGTCACCAAATCCGAAATCAACGGCAAAAAACTGGGAAGCCTTCACTTCCGCAATATGTATGGAGTAAATGTGACTCGCATCAACCGTTCGGGCATGGATTTGTTCGCCGACCCTGATCTGGTGCTTCAAGTGGGCGACCGCGTCATGGTAGTGGGACAGCAAGATGCCGTAGAACGTGTGGCCGGCGTATTAGGCAACCAATTGAAGCGTCTGGACACTCCGAACATCGTGACCATCTTCGTAGGTATCTTCCTTGGAATCCTGCTGGGCAGCCTTCCTATAGCTTTCCCCGGCATGCCTACACCTGTAAAGCTCGGTTTAGCGGGCGGTCCGCTTGTGGTAGCCATCCTTATCGGCCGCTTCGGGCACAAGATACACCTCGTCACTTATACCACCATGAGTGCCAACTTGATGCTACGTGAAATAGGTATCGTGCTTTTCCTTGCCAGCGTAGGCATAGAGGCCGGAGAGCATTTCGTCCAGACGGTGGTAGAAGGTAACGGATTGTCATACGTAGGATACGGATTCCTGATAACCGTCATTCCACTGCTCATTGTCGGCATCGTAGCCCATCTTTATTTCAAAGTGAATTACTTCACTCTGATGGGACTGATTGCAGGTAGCAACACCGACCCTCCCGCATTGGCCTATTCTAATCAGACAGCAGGCAATGACGCACCGGCAGTAGGCTATTCAACGGTTTATCCGTTGACCATGTTCCTGCGCATCTTGGCAGGGCAGATGATTCTGCTGGCAATGATGTAG